The genomic interval atttttatggtcattatagtaaaattttattttaataattgaattaaaatcaagttttataatattagattttttaaaatattttattgttttcttaatacttatatattttatcgaatattaattatttttgttaatgttTCTTCTGATTAAAagagtttttcaaaattaaaattgttaaaattttattaacaatctacattgttgtaaaataaatttaatagtaTTGTGTTAATgtcaattgaaattaaaaaaaaaaattgattaaataaatttattaatgattttgcaacaaaaaataatttttaacttttatgtTAAAGACTgtcttactaaaaaaaaaatataatactaaATACATCACTCACATAAGACACTAAATCTCAGGGGCGGCTCTAGATCATATACGGTGgattttgttaatattataaacactttttcttcaatttttttagatttcatttaataaattatatactaaaacaaataaattttgttcATATATTAATCTATAGTTCCTCCATTTTTAAATGAATATCGTTTAAAAAATTTGTgcacatatttaaaaatataatatataaaaaagaagaaaaaaaatatattaaattattttcatatattattgatgtatttttcattatcataaatataaatttaatattttaaaaataaaatatttgctcTCATccttattataaattaaaaaatcaaaaaacatcaatatcaagaaatacattaattagtataatttttaaatagaactCCAAATATACCCTCATTAAATACCTTCATCTTATTATACTATAATTCTTAACTTTGTTGTTAGTATGTGGCTGACGTGAATGCTCTACAAATTATTGGATgctattttatcattttgataGGTCATTCGATGGCTATAACAGAAGATGCCATAAAGTTTTAGAATCTTATAAATTTTGTAAGTATTTAACACTTACAActttaaaagagaaaaatcaTAACATTAGGAGATCGTTCATAACCATAATCTCtttaaagataaaagaaaaagagtgcaagaagaagaaaaaaagaaaatgttaaaCCAATTGGAGTTAAAGACCACATTCCACTTACGATGTAGgagaaaatactaatatttttcttttgagaaaatACTAACAACATAATTATTATTCTAACCTTAATCAactatcaatttaatttaagaaaaataaacactaataaaattacattattattctaattaattttattattgaatcaCTAACAAGAAATATGAAAGTAATTAATACTTAAAATTGCATGTTAATTAAGAAAActgcaattaataaaaaaaaaactgcatgttaaaaaactataacaaaaaaactgcaattaaagaTGTAACTTCAATACAAAATTACATAATTGTCATATAACTTTAAGTGTTAGTGTAATAATTCACGTGAGAATCATAAAATCATTATGTAATCAAAAAAATGAGAAATACATAATCATCATTTATGTATGAAAAAAaatgtgacaaatatttatgagtgataaatataaaagattacaatattaatatttattattcatatataaaaaaatacgagataaatatttattatcattaaatattaaaaaagataaaatatattttttttattaataaattttttaaaaaaaatattgttaaatattaaaaaaagtgagatataaatacaataaaataacaattaggCATCGAACTGGTTTCAACTGCATTTCTTGCaagttttaataaaaataaagaaaataaccGAAAAAAGCGGGCAAACGTTACATtgttagtaataataaaattagatgGTTAGAATTGAGTAGAGTAGTAGTAACAACAAATAGTTGGTTTGTTTTTTCAATATGATTAATGAAAAACTCAATAACCGTAAAATTGAAAAGAATGTTTTCAACAATAAATATGGTCACCAATAAAGCATTCCATATCCCAAAAATCATATCCCATCATTGCTCAAACAGTTATGGCAGTCTTTAATAACTTTTATCCTATGATAATATTCATAATCACTATTACTTTGTTGGTGGACACAGGATTTTCATCCGTAATTCTTGATAACTTTAGTGCACCAAGTCCATCATCACCATACCCACAATCTGTAACACAATGTGCCGCTAAATTAAATTCAGATCTTTGCAAGTATGAGATCTACTTTGGGTATTATGCTGAGAATCTTGGATACATTGATAGAGAATGTTGTTCCAGTATAGTTCATGACCTGGGAAAATCTTGTCATGATATCTGGACAAGAGCCCTTGTAAAATTACCCGACTTTAGAGAAAGAGAGATATCAATTTTAAACTTTTCGAATACAATTTGGAACTATTGTAGTGGTATTTCCGTGTAACTTCTTAATAATGAAAATTGAATACatgtttattattatattataatattatattacttcggtaaaaattaatttctcaCAATTGGATTTGAATTTCTATTAAACTTTTTCCTTCGATTAAACgcaaaattattaaatagaatGTAAAAACTCGCACATATTACAATCAATAAGAATCCATTCTATACGTTAAAAAAGACGAATCAATTATATaagatcaatttaaaaaaaaatatctacagTACATGTTAAATCCTTTCcgcagaaaaaaataaataaataccgTGTACGctaaattgattataaaataaaaatcggggacttttatgatataatttaaaattaacatattttaatattattaaattaaatcattaaagATGATTAGACGGCTCTTtttggatttaattttttttataaataataataaaaaattattaaaatattctcaAACCTTTATCGTTTTGAAAATCTATGTCACTTGTTAGTCTTGATTTTCAGACTATCTCAATCTCacttctcatattttttatattcttacTATTTTCCTCTTCGATTTAAGAtaatgtttctctataaataaagCGAAAAAACAAATATCAACAGTTCTTCGATGGTTCTTAAATCACAATTAAGTCGTTGATATTATATTAGAAATTATGCAATTGAAgagataaacaaaaaataagttgcacatttattagaatttataccgataaaatataataaaattaatacatcgaatattaattaataaactaattaatataaaacatataatctCTAACATCCTAATAAAAAAACAGGGAAGGTggatacatattatattatttgattgatcaaCTAATTCGCCTTATCTTAACTCATGGTGCAACGCATGGTCGACGACGCTGAAGCAAACAAGAGCGATTTGGGAGTGAGACAAATGGTGAAAGAATTATGGAGAGTTCTTCTCAAAAGACGGCAGAAGTCACTTACCGATTTAAGATATATAAATGTTGATGTGAGAAAAAAATATGTGATTGCAAAACAGtgcaaaagaaaatataacatTTCACTTACAGATAATCACTTTATTGGTGTAAAATTGAAGatataattaatgtttaaatcagttgtttatttttacaaaattttacaACAATTGCTACTTTACAGTctagaaaaaatttaaacaaaattaaaaatctttAACATCTCTTGCTTCTCTGAAGAATTTTGCATAATGGAAACCACCAGTCAGCAGGATCATTGAAGACAATTTCGAAAAAAACGGATTCCCTGTGATGAAATTTATTCATGGCAAATTTCATTTAAGATTAGCTACCAATACAAACATAATAATCAAAGGGAGagtaaaaatcaattatataaaaGGAGGTATCAAAGAATACCTGCAATGCAAAAGTAATATCGCCTTCATCTATTTTGGGTGTCACTCTTCTCAATTTATCATCTCGAGATTGTCCTAGTTTAATTAGGCCCTGCAacatcaattaatgtttttatcaTTTTCCATATGACAACTTTGCCTCTATAAAATCAATCCGGTATAAGAAATTCGTAGTCACTTTGATACCTGGTCATTTAGCACTCGGCACATGTTTGAAAATTCCATGATTCCTGTTGGGGGAATTAGTGATGATTTGCATATTGTCGTGTAAGATTTATATAACTGCATCATTGTTACAGTTTTAGAAACCAATACAAAGGATAAAATGAATCAATATCTTCAACAGAGCTATAAAGCATACCTCGCCAAGGGTTGTATCTTTCTTGGCCCCACGGAAATGTTTCATCGAAGAGCAGAGTATAATCTACAAAAAGTGCAGGTTGTTAGGGTTAGGAGTTATGGTACTTCAAGCAATAGATTGCCTTATTCTTTGATCACAGAATTCACATTGCATATTGCCACTTCATGATTACCTGTTGATGATGTGGCAGAGATTGTATTGTATCCACCACGGGTGATCTATATGTTTTTGACAAGGCAAGAGCCATATGATCAATCCTTACCTGCAATCCATATTAAGGATTTTAGGACTATATTAGCTACAAGAGGGAGAGAATAACAAAGGAACTCTACTTGTTGTTTCATAAAGTCATTTATATTGGTGATGAGATGTAATCATGCAACAATGACTTCATTGCAGAATGCCGAAAGAAAATAGTTCAATACACCTACCTAAACATTAATTATACAAAATGCTATTATAGAACTAAGTTGCCTATACCTAAAGccataatatataatttgagctTAAAGTTATGCATCTACTGCAGTAAACTACATTAAAGTCTTCTACAGGACAACCAACTGAATTTCAAACTAAGAGCATCAAGTTAATGACATATTAATGATGAATCAAATGAGATGCATGATAAATTGTACTGATTAACCACTGTTTCATTCTTGAACTGCTGTCAATTCCATCTGTGGGACTGTGGTTAATTACAGCAAACTAGAAACAAATAATTACCCTTACCATATCAAATTcttgtttttttacaaaatcaggAGCTGTAGGAAGATTTTGTTCTGAGGATGATTTCTCTTCCAAAGCATTCAAACTGCAAGCAGATTCTCTAATTTCTGCTTCTAGCATCTCTATTGCActcctgaaaaaaaaaattaataattactttaCTGATTTTACTGAGGCTaatttaccaaatcaaataCGTATCAGCAATCTATTTTaggttcaaattcaaatattgcAACTTAAGATCCAAGCACAGAAAACTAAAGTGAAGTTTTGCATGCGTCAGATATATGTTTCAATTTAGAGAGGTATCAAATGATCCAAGGCCTTTTCAGAACCAAGATTTTGAACATAAGACATTAAGTTTAAGCTCAACCTATATAATAGACTAGATTTCAAATATAGATGCACTGATTTATAATGGAGATAAAAGCCAAAAAACAGTACATAAcaattaacaataaattatgACAGACCTGCATATACAAAGAGCATTTCGCATATCCCCAGAAGCTGCAGCAACTTTCTGCAATACAGTTTAAATTAGACTCTAAATGTATATTAGTTAACAATGAATTACAATATTCATTTCTTAGATGCTTTAGAGCTTGTAGCATTGCATTTAGATTCTCTTGGgttactaataatttttttcagtCTCTCTTAAGGATGACACTGGAAAAGGTTAACTGtgatatttctaaaaataagttaatgacACAGGACACGATCCAATAGTCCCAGAATTTTTCACAAGCAAGCAAATcatttagtttatatttgaTGATCACAGATAAAGACTGAAGAAAAGATATGCAAATATAAACTTTAACGGAAAATGGTAAATGTACTTACCCTAGCACATAGTTCCAATGCTTGATGTTGGAAAACAATGTAAGGGAGTTCCTGATGGTGAGACAAAAAAAGCTATTaataagaatattaaaaagggaTAAATGTAAATTTTGGTTCTTTTTTCTTGGCTAGTGCCACAACTCACAGAATTGAAGTTGTTAACAATGAGTCAGCATGATacttttatgaatttaatttactgACAGTGAATCACAAACATCCAATGTTCAAAAATGGCCAACTTGTATTGTAAccacttttaaaatagaaaacatgATTGATTGTGATATGCTGACAGTGTAAGACTTTAAACTCTAATTAAACTCTAATTTTATTAGTAGCAATAATATTTCATGGAGAAAGTGGCACAACTGTATAACCCAACAAAGTCACATAACAATAATCTTACATTTAGCCTTTCTTCAAGAATCCTAAGGATCTGATCTTTGGTGTATGCTCGAAAATTTACAACAGTAGGCTTGCCTGAAACAGAAAGgcagaaaaattaaaaagaggGAAATGTCCAATGATGTATACAATTAGAGGACAGCTTCATTACTTCGGCCATTTGAGACAGTATTTAAAGAGTTCAAAACGAAATCGAAACTTAGTATAGACTTATTGACTGGATTTACTCACAATTTAATGATGTCAGCCTTGGAAGAAATCGATCAGCTAGGTCAATTGCATTTGCTACACCTGTATTAACACGCACAATAAGTCATGATCATGGACAGGCaaggttagaaacaaaattttataattttcacaaTAAATTTACCTATTAGTATACATCTGGAAAATGGGAAAGTGGTAAGCATGAAAAGATCATGGAGCACAGCTCTGTCTTTGGTTATTAGATAATCTAATTCATCTGCTACTAGTAATctgttaaaatattaatatttgttagcATTCAAATTACAGAATCAAACAGTAATGAAAAAACATCTTTGCCTAACaacttaatttaaaacataagcATTCTTGTGCAGAATCAAATCCATGAAAAGAATAAGTTTCTTACATCATGTTTGTTGTAGGTGATTCATGAGAATACATGTTCTGAAGTTGCTGTAAGGGTGTGCCTGAACCCTTTTTGCCTAGGGATTTGTGTAACCCAAGTATCTGCCAGAACATCCAATGAGTAAATCAACTAAGTAATGTTTTTTATATAAGAGTCAACTATGTAATGTTAGATTCAATAAAATGTGCTTAGACATTCCTACCTTTGAGAAAATATCAGATGTATTTGACAGAGATGTACAATTTACAGATAAAACATCAGGCAGAGGAAAATCTCCCTGCAAAATGAAGTTGTATTAAtggaagaaacaaaaaaatccaaatacaGTGAGCAATTTAAATATCTATTACAGTGTGTTTCTTCTCCCAATTACACGGGATCATCAAACTACATACTATGAACAAGCACGACGATTGGTATTGTTCTCTATGACTagtcaaataatataatattggtATTGGCGTAGAAAAAATCCACTAGAAAATAACCATAAATATCTATGTATGCCATCAATGAACAAATCCATAATAAGCAAACCCCACatcctttaataaaaatgaatatcaAACTAGAATTTAAAAAGCATACGATAtcaatatatatcaattttacaCTCATGacaattttccatttttttcatGGCATAACATCAATTTCACAATGCAGTTACAAAATAGAGGCAATGAGtcaatattcaaaaaatttattgaatgtcAGTTTAAAACAAGTTTAAACAAATAACGCATATCATTAAAATCCATCAAATTATACCAGTTATtagttatatcaaaatcatgacACTAAATTCTCCCACAGATTTTCATTAACATTTCAAAATTCCAATTAATTTCAATGTCCACAATTTCAATGTTTAATTCCAATtaaatagatagatagatatacCTGTGTAGCCCAGTTGAGTAAATTATCTTTCACTTTCTCCATAGAGAGAGATTTACCAGTTCCAGGACACCCACATATATAGAGACTCCCAGCCTTTTCATGTTCAACGCACCCTTTGCAAAACTCCAACACCACATTTTGCTCCTCCTCACGACACACTATGGTAGACGGTGCAGTAGACATGTGCAACACTTCTTTCGCCATTCTCAATTGCTCAACATCTATTATTTCCAATCAAATAAACAACAAGAATATTACCATCACacagagaaaacaaaaataattaattaattaaataatcgagcaattgaattaattaattttacctTTGGGATTCCATCTGGATTTCACGGCATTGGATTCATGCGATTCTACTTTATTTTCGTCGGTGTCGATTTTCTGAATCACGGTAGGGACGGAATTGGGAGTTGCAGTGATGCAACGGCGGAGGGATTTCCGAGTTGGCGGAGATGCGGCGGAGAGTGGTGGTGCAGGAGATCTGAATCTACGTTTAGCACCAATTGAAGGCATTGTTTAATTGCGAATTTAATTTGGAGTgtgaaataattgaaaaatagaaaGATTTGAGTGTGAAATTGATTGAGATTGTAAATGTTGCATGGGTTTTGTAGTTGACTGGAGCGGGAAAACATTGGCGCCTTGATTTCATTTTCCCGCGCCATAATTTCATTTGGGAAGTTAATGATACTCCTTCGTGAAATGGTGTTGGACTTGCGTCGTttactagttttttatttatgaaaacaataaagATTAAATGAGACGCAATAATATTTTTCCAAATATGGTGTTGGGTTGCGTCGTTTACTCGATTtctatttatgaaaataatgtaacaaaattaatgagaaacaataatatttttccaAATATGGTGTTGGGTTGGGTCGTTTACTCGCTTTCTATTTTtgagaataatataatatttttctaaaaatggtGTTGGATTgcatcttttcttttttatgtcaaaaaaaaaatcaaagtttaaactcatttttatttttagatatatatatacgatgaatttttgtgttggattaaattgttcaaaaattatattttatttatcttaaattatatgttattttataatattaatggacattatatttttcttttatgtcattgactatttattatattatttttatttttatttattttgagtttCTCATTCTATTAATTGATAGTACTTTTCTAAGtaatgtataatttatttttttatatattattaaatatattttttaaattgtgtgaAATTGTTGAACTGACATATAATggaaaaagtatttttttatagaaaaaaacaaaaataaatttattttaaattaatttaatttaaacagtaatttaatttatatatattatcagtataaataatttttatgatgtcAATCAATTACGATcgttaataaaatttaatttttgtgataattatttataaaattactcaAACAATTTAGTATGATTAGTCTATTGTGTAAAAAATTAgtacatcaaaattaaattcttaaataaTGATGATTACATTGTTAcgaaattaataaaaatcaatctGATTGCACCCAAAACATAAACAGTCTAACTCCcgttttaatttatgtttgattAATTACTTTAGGTTTcaggaaaaatatttattttggttgaATAGTATAATTTTATGTATTCTATTTCATTGAGTCGAAAATAAAAAAGTCTTAGGAATAAAAACAAAGTCTTCCGTTTAATTTTACAAGACACACAGTCAAAAAGTCTTCTGTTTAATCGACTTTTTATAATATCAGTTTAACGTAGTTTCCcatgaaacaaaaaattaatatagttttaaatttacaTGCATGTTGTTACCAAAAAAACATTTCCATACGTAATTttgaattactttttttatgaatgtagttttttttattaaaaattgtatgtattcgttcaaattaataaaaattatattaatatagaacgataaaattaaaaaatagttaaaataaaaacataatgtaTCTGTCAACAAATTGGCAACATTCAATTTAATAGCATAATACAACAAAATGTTTACAAATGTGACAGGGCCGGCCCAACACGTTACGAGGCCTAAAGCGAAATTATTAGATAAtgcttttttaaaatttaataaataaattattaatattctatataataattatataaatttttttaacaaaattaatggtattttctctatatttttaaaaaaatgaaataagacatttcaacgGTTCTCGGCAACATcaagaattcatataaaattttacagattttagttgaagaagaaaataatgtgTATATATTGTACCACTCCAGCAACTCATTAACAATATGTTCACTATTTGTCTCATGATCTTTCAATTTATAACTAGTATTTCTCATATGAATGATATACTCACTTTTTTATCTcatttattcaatttataattaatatttctctcatcTCTATTGTCTTAATTAACCAATTTAGTTGTATTGAgataagtattaaataatttgtaataaaagcaaaatattttatttaatttatataaaattttatcaaaattagttttaagaatattaaaatGTGAGGCCTTA from Cicer arietinum cultivar CDC Frontier isolate Library 1 chromosome 5, Cicar.CDCFrontier_v2.0, whole genome shotgun sequence carries:
- the LOC101491045 gene encoding cell division control protein 6 homolog B-like; this encodes MPSIGAKRRFRSPAPPLSAASPPTRKSLRRCITATPNSVPTVIQKIDTDENKVESHESNAVKSRWNPKDVEQLRMAKEVLHMSTAPSTIVCREEEQNVVLEFCKGCVEHEKAGSLYICGCPGTGKSLSMEKVKDNLLNWATQGDFPLPDVLSVNCTSLSNTSDIFSKILGLHKSLGKKGSGTPLQQLQNMYSHESPTTNMILLVADELDYLITKDRAVLHDLFMLTTFPFSRCILIGVANAIDLADRFLPRLTSLNCKPTVVNFRAYTKDQILRILEERLNELPYIVFQHQALELCARKVAAASGDMRNALCICRSAIEMLEAEIRESACSLNALEEKSSSEQNLPTAPDFVKKQEFDMVRIDHMALALSKTYRSPVVDTIQSLPHHQQIILCSSMKHFRGAKKDTTLGELYKSYTTICKSSLIPPTGIMEFSNMCRVLNDQGLIKLGQSRDDKLRRVTPKIDEGDITFALQGIRFFRNCLQ